One genomic segment of Nerophis lumbriciformis linkage group LG20, RoL_Nlum_v2.1, whole genome shotgun sequence includes these proteins:
- the parm1 gene encoding uncharacterized protein parm1 isoform X2, whose protein sequence is MTAHLQTLATCLLLFHGTSQTGLTNSAEIQTRADYGTTTAYPIVASDTATSFKTIPRHPSASRIDTIAGSEIETNVTTQTDHSVTLKIDTPSSSDTTPVYQRDNNTGSRIISTVASDETSSSQMDTTTGSEIETTGKAVTFAIDNPSLSDTTRATQTGITTGSEIDKTDTTQASQTDTTTGSEIDKTDTTKASQTETTTGSTINKTDTTPALQTDTTTGSEIDKTDTTKASQTETTTGSTIDKTDTTQASQTDTTTGSEIDKTDTTKASQTETTTGSTINKTDTTPALQTDTTTGSEIDKTDTTKASQTETTTGSTIDKPDTTQASQTDTTTGSEIDKTDTTKASQTETTTGSTINKMDTTPALQTDTTTGSEIDKTDTTKASQTDTTTGSTIDKTDTTQASQTDTTTGSTIDKTDTTPALQTDTTAGSEMETTTTSQTDHTVTFTTATPSQTDTTVTITISTPHITALSTISTNSPPLPSTTTSGGALQEGLKYKGLSSGSIAAILCMFAILAILVFGGLYYKYRQPSYGSLESNNAFSSFGNFSNPMYDP, encoded by the exons ATGACGGCCCACCTGCAAACTCTTGCAACTT GTCTGCTGTTGTTTCATGGAACTTCCCAAACAGGCCTCACCAATAGCGCTGAAATCCAAACCAGAGCCGATTATGGCACGACCACCGCTTATCCAATCGTGGCTTCTGACACTGCCACCAGTTTCAAAACCATCCCCCGTCACCCGTCTGCTTCCCGAATTGACACCATTGCTGGATCTGAGATCGAGACCAATGTCACTACACAAACTGACCACAGTGTCACATTAAAAATTGACACCCCTTCCTCATCTGACACTACCCCTGTTTACCAAAGGGACAATAACACTGGATCTAGGATCATCTCCACTGTCGCTTCTGACGAAACGTCTTCTTCCCAAATGGATACCACCACTGGATCTGAAATTGAGACCACTGGCAAGGCAGTCACATTCGCAATCGACAACCCTTCCTTGTCTGACACAACCCGTGCTACCCAAACTGGCATCACCACTGGATCCGAAATCGACAAAACGGACACAACCCAAGCTTCGCAGACTGACACCACCACTGGATCCGAAATCGACAAAACGGACACAACCAAAGCTTCGCAAACTGAAACCACCACTGGATCCACAATCAACAAAACGGACACAACCCCAGCTTTGCAAACTGACACCACCACTGGATCCGAAATTGACAAAACGGACACAACCAAAGCTTCGCAAACTGAAACCACCACTGGATCCACAATCGACAAAACGGACACAACCCAAGCTTCGCAAACTGACACCACCACTGGATCCGAAATCGACAAAACGGACACAACCAAAGCTTCGCAAACTGAAACCACCACTGGATCCACAATCAACAAAACGGACACAACCCCAGCTTTGCAAACTGACACCACCACTGGATCCGAAATTGACAAAACGGACACAACCAAAGCTTCGCAAACTGAAACCACCACTGGATCAACAATCGACAAACCGGACACAACCCAAGCTTCGCAAACTGACACCACCACTGGATCCGAAATCGACAAAACGGACACAACCAAAGCTTCGCAAACTGAAACCACCACTGGATCCACAATCAACAAAATGGACACAACCCCAGCTTTGCAAACTGACACCACCACTGGATCCGAAATTGACAAAACGGACACAACCAAAGCTTCGCAAACTGACACCACCACTGGATCCACAATCGACAAAACGGACACAACCCAAGCTTCGCAAACTGACACCACCACTGGATCCACAATCGACAAAACAGACACAACCCCAGCTTTGCAAACTGACACTACCGCTGGATCTGAAATGGAGACCACGACCACTTCCCAAACCGACCACACTGTCACATTCACAACCGCCACCCCTTCCCAAACAGACACCACTGTCACAATCACTATTTCCACTCCCCACATTACTGCTTTATCAACAATTTCCACCAACAGCCCCCCCCTACCTAGTACCACTACCAGCGGCGGTGCACTACAGGAGGGTCTCAAGTACAAGGGTCTGAGCTCAG GAAGTATTGCAGCCATTCTATGCATGTTCGCAATATTGGCCATTCTGGTGTTTGGCGGTCTATACTACAAGTACCG GCAACCATCCTACGGGTCTCTGGAGAGCAACAATGCCTTCAGCAGCTTTGGGAACTTCAGTAATCCCATGTATGACCCTTAA
- the parm1 gene encoding uncharacterized protein parm1 isoform X1 — protein MTAHLQTLATCLLLFHGTSQTGLTNSAEIQTRADYGTTTAYPIVASDTATSFKTIPRHPSASRIDTIAGSEIETNVTTQTDHSVTLKIDTPSSSDTTPVYQRDNNTGSRIISTVASDETSSSQMDTTTGSEIETTGKAVTFAIDNPSLSDTTRATQTGITTGSEIDKTDTTQASQTDTTTGSEIDKTDTTKASQTETTTGSTINKTDTTPALQTDTTTGSEIDKTDTTKASQTETTTGSTIDKTDTTQASQTDTTTGSEIDKTDTTKASQTETTTGSTINKTDTTPALQTDTTTGSEIDKTDTTKASQTETTTGSTIDKPDTTQASQTDTTTGSEIDKTDTTKASQTETTTGSTINKMDTTPALQTDTTTGSEIDKTDTTKASQTDTTTGSTIDKTDTTQASQTDTTTGSTIDKTDTTPALQTDTTAGSEMETTTTSQTDHTVTFTTATPSQTDTTVTITISTPHITALSTISTNSPPLPSTTTSGGALQEGLKYKGLSSGNHPTGLWRATMPSAALGTSVIPCMTLKPADLTSDFHFQDLSVLKEFFKCACKCVLQISC, from the exons ATGACGGCCCACCTGCAAACTCTTGCAACTT GTCTGCTGTTGTTTCATGGAACTTCCCAAACAGGCCTCACCAATAGCGCTGAAATCCAAACCAGAGCCGATTATGGCACGACCACCGCTTATCCAATCGTGGCTTCTGACACTGCCACCAGTTTCAAAACCATCCCCCGTCACCCGTCTGCTTCCCGAATTGACACCATTGCTGGATCTGAGATCGAGACCAATGTCACTACACAAACTGACCACAGTGTCACATTAAAAATTGACACCCCTTCCTCATCTGACACTACCCCTGTTTACCAAAGGGACAATAACACTGGATCTAGGATCATCTCCACTGTCGCTTCTGACGAAACGTCTTCTTCCCAAATGGATACCACCACTGGATCTGAAATTGAGACCACTGGCAAGGCAGTCACATTCGCAATCGACAACCCTTCCTTGTCTGACACAACCCGTGCTACCCAAACTGGCATCACCACTGGATCCGAAATCGACAAAACGGACACAACCCAAGCTTCGCAGACTGACACCACCACTGGATCCGAAATCGACAAAACGGACACAACCAAAGCTTCGCAAACTGAAACCACCACTGGATCCACAATCAACAAAACGGACACAACCCCAGCTTTGCAAACTGACACCACCACTGGATCCGAAATTGACAAAACGGACACAACCAAAGCTTCGCAAACTGAAACCACCACTGGATCCACAATCGACAAAACGGACACAACCCAAGCTTCGCAAACTGACACCACCACTGGATCCGAAATCGACAAAACGGACACAACCAAAGCTTCGCAAACTGAAACCACCACTGGATCCACAATCAACAAAACGGACACAACCCCAGCTTTGCAAACTGACACCACCACTGGATCCGAAATTGACAAAACGGACACAACCAAAGCTTCGCAAACTGAAACCACCACTGGATCAACAATCGACAAACCGGACACAACCCAAGCTTCGCAAACTGACACCACCACTGGATCCGAAATCGACAAAACGGACACAACCAAAGCTTCGCAAACTGAAACCACCACTGGATCCACAATCAACAAAATGGACACAACCCCAGCTTTGCAAACTGACACCACCACTGGATCCGAAATTGACAAAACGGACACAACCAAAGCTTCGCAAACTGACACCACCACTGGATCCACAATCGACAAAACGGACACAACCCAAGCTTCGCAAACTGACACCACCACTGGATCCACAATCGACAAAACAGACACAACCCCAGCTTTGCAAACTGACACTACCGCTGGATCTGAAATGGAGACCACGACCACTTCCCAAACCGACCACACTGTCACATTCACAACCGCCACCCCTTCCCAAACAGACACCACTGTCACAATCACTATTTCCACTCCCCACATTACTGCTTTATCAACAATTTCCACCAACAGCCCCCCCCTACCTAGTACCACTACCAGCGGCGGTGCACTACAGGAGGGTCTCAAGTACAAGGGTCTGAGCTCAG GCAACCATCCTACGGGTCTCTGGAGAGCAACAATGCCTTCAGCAGCTTTGGGAACTTCAGTAATCCCATGTATGACCCTTAAACCTGCCGACCTGACAAGTGACTTCCACTTCCAAGACCTCTCAGTACTGAAGGAGTTTTTTAAGTGTGCTTGTAAGTGTGTGTTGCAAATCTCTTGCTAG